From a single Paraburkholderia edwinii genomic region:
- a CDS encoding LysR family transcriptional regulator, with protein MTDKLDGVAVFVQVVEAGSFTLAAERMHLTRSAIGKVIARLEGRLDARLLHRTTRTQTLTEAGQAYYDRCVRALAELDAAEAELDSGHSEPRGRLRVSAPLAFGHHCVAPVLFGLARKHPALQIDISFTDRVVDLVEENIDLAIRIGELRDSTSLAARGLGVQDLSIGAAPSYLARHGMPVDIDDFAGHVGIAYSRAGVVSPWRMRDTDGVEWELPIESKLSMDDIQAIAGAGVAGLGLVQVPCWLLTRYMATGELVAVRERCGVRPMDIHAVWPKTPYLPLKTRYAIDALVAEIPAMNLG; from the coding sequence ATGACGGACAAGCTCGATGGCGTGGCAGTCTTCGTGCAAGTGGTCGAAGCGGGCAGCTTCACGCTTGCGGCCGAGCGCATGCATCTCACGCGCTCGGCAATCGGCAAGGTGATCGCGCGGCTCGAAGGCCGTCTCGACGCGCGGCTACTCCATCGCACGACGCGCACTCAGACACTCACGGAAGCGGGGCAGGCCTATTACGACCGATGCGTACGGGCGCTTGCCGAACTCGACGCCGCCGAAGCCGAACTCGATAGCGGACATAGCGAGCCGCGCGGCCGTTTGCGCGTCAGCGCGCCGCTCGCGTTCGGCCACCATTGCGTCGCGCCTGTGTTGTTCGGTCTCGCGCGCAAGCACCCCGCGCTCCAGATCGACATTTCGTTCACCGACCGTGTGGTGGACCTCGTCGAAGAAAACATCGATCTGGCGATACGGATCGGCGAACTGCGCGACAGCACGAGCCTCGCGGCACGCGGCCTCGGCGTTCAGGATCTCAGTATCGGGGCCGCGCCGTCGTATCTGGCGCGGCATGGCATGCCCGTCGATATCGACGATTTCGCGGGGCATGTGGGCATTGCTTACTCGCGCGCGGGTGTCGTATCGCCATGGCGCATGCGCGACACGGATGGCGTCGAGTGGGAGCTACCGATCGAGTCGAAACTGAGCATGGACGATATCCAGGCGATTGCGGGAGCCGGCGTCGCCGGGCTGGGGCTCGTGCAGGTGCCGTGCTGGCTGCTGACGCGATATATGGCGACCGGCGAACTCGTGGCAGTAAGAGAGCGTTGCGGCGTGCGACCGATGGATATTCATGCGGTGTGGCCGAAAACGCCGTACTTGCCGTTGAAAACGCGTTATGCAATTGATGCGCTCGTGGCGGAAATCCCGGCGATGAATCTGGGTTGA
- the bla gene encoding class A beta-lactamase has product MTDRRGVAKAILAVSGACLFPTLFPMSRAFAQSDNDAPDALSVALRHIETDRGGRLGVAVIDTQTGKRAGYRSHERFPMCSTFKLLAVAAVLSRVDSGTDRLERRIRFEPNDVVVNSPVTQNRSGAQGMTLAEICEAAITFSDNTAGNLMLASIGGPEALTAYARLLGDHVTRLDRVEPELNEARPGDPRDTTSPAAMLSNMRALVTGDPLQPASRDRLIGWLAGNKTGGTRLRAGLPQQWRIGDKTGAGEHGTTNDVAVVWPSEESRPLFISIYLTGDPSDGKHQNATIASVGAAIAQWLHG; this is encoded by the coding sequence ATGACTGATCGTCGCGGCGTTGCAAAAGCAATTCTTGCTGTTTCGGGGGCGTGTTTATTTCCGACGCTTTTCCCGATGTCGAGGGCGTTCGCTCAAAGCGATAACGACGCACCCGATGCACTATCGGTCGCGCTGCGTCACATCGAGACCGACCGCGGGGGCCGGCTGGGCGTTGCAGTGATCGACACGCAGACCGGCAAGCGCGCCGGTTACCGGTCACACGAGCGTTTTCCAATGTGCAGCACGTTCAAGCTATTGGCGGTCGCTGCGGTGCTTTCACGAGTCGATAGCGGCACCGATCGACTGGAACGCCGCATCCGTTTCGAGCCGAACGATGTCGTGGTGAATTCTCCGGTTACCCAAAACAGGTCCGGTGCGCAAGGCATGACACTCGCGGAAATCTGCGAAGCGGCCATCACCTTTAGCGACAACACCGCCGGCAATCTCATGCTGGCAAGCATCGGCGGGCCTGAGGCCCTCACCGCCTATGCGCGCCTGCTCGGCGATCACGTCACGCGCCTCGATCGGGTCGAACCTGAGCTTAACGAAGCACGCCCCGGCGATCCGCGCGATACGACATCGCCGGCCGCCATGCTGTCGAATATGCGCGCACTAGTGACAGGCGACCCGCTACAGCCCGCGTCGCGAGACCGCCTGATCGGCTGGCTGGCCGGCAATAAAACCGGCGGGACGCGGCTGCGCGCGGGGCTGCCGCAGCAGTGGCGAATCGGAGACAAGACCGGCGCAGGCGAACACGGAACCACAAACGACGTGGCCGTCGTCTGGCCGTCGGAAGAAAGCCGCCCGCTGTTTATCTCGATCTATCTGACCGGCGATCCGTCCGATGGAAAGCACCAGAATGCGACGATCGCTTCTGTCGGTGCGGCAATTGCCCAATGGCTTCACGGATGA
- a CDS encoding cytochrome P450, producing the protein MADLQLDVNPTLRTVADLPCPRGMPILGNLFQMAPAKLHLTLEQWAKQFGSPYRVQLGTIPVTVWTQADLFQTVMRERPHLYRRFAPMESVMAELGGNGLFSAEGAAWEPQRRLVMRALSFSNIKGFFPALEAITGRFLVRLQQAEKEQRTLEMTKELKRYTVDVTSTLAFGEDPHTLEREQGIIQEQLALVTPALMRRITAIFPYWHYVTLAEDRRLARAMVEVHSYIRKMIERARERMREAPDAPPRNLLEAMLAARNEPDSKVTDEQISANVLTLLVAGEDTTANAIAWALMYVAADTRLQNRLFEQARMAFGESAICPDYDALKHLDLCEAVCNEALRLRPVAAIQTFEPLTDVYIGGVAIPARTRMLFLTRPATRDPLNFAHPETFDPDRWKHPRDPSEGAHELKAYLTFGAGPRVCPGRYLAAVEMRLVISMLTRHFEIELAIDPAKIEEVSAFTMVPNTMPVRLRPRG; encoded by the coding sequence ATGGCCGACCTTCAACTCGACGTGAACCCGACCTTGCGCACCGTTGCGGATCTGCCGTGCCCGCGCGGTATGCCGATTCTGGGGAATCTCTTCCAGATGGCGCCGGCAAAATTGCATCTGACCTTGGAGCAATGGGCGAAGCAATTCGGTTCGCCATACAGGGTCCAACTCGGCACGATCCCGGTGACGGTATGGACGCAGGCCGATCTGTTCCAGACCGTCATGCGCGAGCGGCCGCATCTGTATCGCCGGTTTGCGCCCATGGAATCCGTGATGGCCGAACTGGGCGGAAACGGCTTGTTTTCGGCGGAAGGCGCGGCCTGGGAACCGCAGCGCCGGCTCGTCATGCGAGCGCTTTCCTTTTCGAACATCAAGGGCTTCTTTCCGGCGCTGGAAGCGATTACCGGGCGTTTTCTCGTTCGACTGCAACAGGCCGAGAAGGAGCAACGAACGCTCGAGATGACGAAGGAACTCAAGCGCTATACGGTCGATGTGACAAGCACGCTCGCCTTCGGCGAGGACCCGCATACGCTCGAACGGGAACAAGGCATCATCCAGGAACAGCTTGCTCTCGTCACGCCCGCGCTGATGCGGCGCATCACCGCGATTTTTCCTTACTGGCACTACGTCACGCTTGCCGAGGACCGGCGGCTCGCGCGGGCCATGGTGGAAGTGCACAGTTATATCCGCAAGATGATCGAGCGGGCGCGCGAGCGCATGCGTGAGGCTCCCGATGCGCCGCCGCGCAACCTGCTTGAAGCCATGCTTGCCGCGCGCAACGAGCCCGATTCGAAAGTGACCGATGAACAGATTTCGGCGAACGTGCTGACGCTGCTCGTCGCGGGCGAGGACACGACGGCGAATGCGATTGCCTGGGCGCTGATGTACGTTGCCGCGGATACCCGGCTGCAGAATCGCCTGTTCGAACAGGCGCGTATGGCGTTCGGCGAATCCGCAATCTGTCCGGACTACGACGCATTGAAGCATCTCGATCTGTGCGAGGCCGTATGCAACGAGGCGCTGCGCTTGCGGCCCGTTGCCGCGATCCAGACATTCGAGCCGCTGACCGATGTGTATATCGGCGGCGTCGCGATACCGGCGCGAACACGCATGCTGTTTCTGACGCGTCCGGCCACGCGCGACCCGCTGAACTTCGCGCACCCGGAAACGTTCGATCCCGACCGCTGGAAGCACCCGCGAGATCCATCGGAAGGCGCGCACGAACTGAAGGCGTACCTGACATTCGGAGCGGGTCCGCGCGTGTGCCCGGGCCGTTATCTCGCAGCGGTCGAGATGAGGCTCGTCATATCGATGCTGACGCGCCACTTCGAGATCGAACTCGCGATCGACCCCGCGAAGATTGAAGAAGTCTCGGCATTCACGATGGTGCCGAACACCATGCCGGTGCGGCTCAGGCCACGCGGCTGA